A window of Apium graveolens cultivar Ventura chromosome 8, ASM990537v1, whole genome shotgun sequence contains these coding sequences:
- the LOC141678318 gene encoding ceramide synthase 1 LOH3-like, which produces MGFVDLYGLVDWEQESYPEYQDLAVLPLFAVFFPSVRFFLDRFVFEKAGRWLIFGNEHQKLDLETNDRKKKIRKFKESAWKCLYFLSAEILALSVTYNEPWFTDTTKFWSGPGNQVWPEQKTKLKLKGLYMYAGGFYTYSIFALIFWETRRADFGVSMGHHLATAILIISSYILRFIRVGSVILALHDASDVFLEVGKMSKYRGAEKLASFSFILFVLSWILLRLIYYPFWILRSTSYELLKVLDKEKYRVAYYYVFNTLLFSLLVLHVYWWVLMFRMLVKQIQAKGQLSEDVRSDSEDEMEHED; this is translated from the exons ATGGGGTTTGTTGATTTGTATGGTTTGGTTGATTGGGAACAAGAATCATATCCTGAGTATCAAGATTTGGCTGTTCTGCCTTTGTTTGCAGTGTTCTTTCCTTCAGTTAGGTTCTTTCTTGACAGATTTGTGTTTGAG AAAGCGGGAAGATGGTTGATATTTGGAAATGAACATCAAAAGCTAGATCTTGAGACGAATGACAGGAAAAAGAAGATACGGAAGTTCAAGGAATCAGCTTGGAAATGTCTTTATTTTCTTTCGGCGGAGATTCTGGCTCTTTCTGTAACCTATAATGAGCCTTGGTTCACTGACACTACCAAATTTTGGTCAGGCCCTGGAAATCAAGTTTGGCCAGAGCAGAAAACTAA GTTAAAACTAAAAGGACTATATATGTATGCTGGTGGATTCTATACATACTCTATATTTGCTTTGATATTCTGGGAAACGAGGCGGGCTGATTTTGGGGTATCCATGGGCCACCATTTAGCAACTGCCATTCTCATTATTTCGTCGTACATATTAAG ATTCATTCGAGTGGGCTCTGTTATTCTGGCTCTTCATGATGCTAGTGATGTATTTCTTGAAGTTGGGAAGATGTCCAAATATAGAGGAGCAGAGAAACTTGCCAGCTTTTCATTTATCCTGTTCGTCTTATCATGGATTTTGCTTCGCCTTATTTACTATCCATTTTGGATCCTCAGGAGTACAAG TTATGAACTTCTCAAGGTTTTGGACAAAGAGAAGTACAGAGTTGCCTACTATTACGTTTTCAATACTCTTCTCTTCTCCTTGCTTGTTCTTCATGTATATTGGTGGGTGTTAATGTTTAGAATGCTTGTTAAACAAATCCAAGCAAAAGGCCAACTTAGTGAGGATGTCCGATCTG attctgaagatgaaatGGAACATGAAGATTGA